ATTGATCCTAACAGAGCTAATCTCAAGGAAACAGGCTCCCGTGACGAGCAGGAGGTTCAACAGCACTGAAATATAGATGGTAAGCCTCCCTTGCTGACATTTCCTAACACAGCTAGCTGGCCAGTCCCGCCCTTCCCAGTaacatacttgtgtgtgtgtgtcacaggaggctgctgaggggaggacgcctcataataatgactggaatggagcggtattaaacacatggaaaccatgtgtttgatgtgttcgataccattcaatagtattctgttccagccattactttgAGCCCGGCCTCCCCAATTGAGGTGCCACCGGCCGCCTGTGGTGGGGGGCTTGATGGTAGAGTAAACAAACACAAATtagttctgtgtttgtgtgtgtgtgtgtgtgtgtgtgaacctgtgcATGGGTGTCTGTGTATCTGGATGTATTGTTTTGTGAGTATGTGGGGCAGCACACGTGTAATGTAACACCCCTGTTCCCTAGCACATGCAGTAGCTGTCGCTGTGGTTAATTTAAATTTCAGGCTCACCTTGCCCCGCCCGCTACCCCCAGACATGTTACACTGGTGTGAGTATTACAACTGCTGGGTAATGGGACACAAAGTGGGGGATAAGGTTACCCATCCAATCCCACAGAGCGCAGCCCAACATGGCATTGGGTTGCAGATTAAAATGTTTCCAGCCAGGGCCTGGATGGACAGACTGTTTCCTCTTCCGGCCTAAAGTGAAGGCTATTGACGAGGAGTGAGTGAGGATGTCCCTGagtacatctcaatagtctagagTTGCTTCCTTTCCCTGTCTGCTTTCCTTCACCTGTATGATGATTCGGAAGCCCATAAAAGCAATATGGTGGATTCCTAAAATAAACGTGCTTTCACCTGTCTAATTCTTTCAGTGTGAATGAAAGGATACCAGACGAGGAAGCTGTgtaagactattgagatgcaaacTTTTCTCTTCCTTTTTCCCCACTCTCGCTCCCCTTCTATTGGTACACCACAGCTCCCCTGTCCCCGAATATGTGTAAGTGGATGGTAGAGTAAAAAGGCTTCCCCACTTTTGATCAAATCTCCAACCCCAGATCAACATGGTCATCAcagaaggctgctgaggggaggatgggctcataataatggctggaatggaatggtatcaaacatgtttcagttcgataccattccattagttccgttccagccattactatgagctgaATTGAATTaatgattccctgatccacctctacgcagatgacactattctgtatatatctggctcttctttggacactgttaactaacctccaaacgagcttcaatgccatacaccactccttccgtgacctccaactgctcttaaacgctaactaaatgcatgctttttaaccgatcgctgcccgcacccgtccgcccgactagcatcactactttggacggttctgacttagaatatgtggacaactacaaatacctaggtgtctggctagactgtaaactctccttccagactcatattaagcatctccaatccaaaatgaaatctagaatcggcttcctatttcgcaacaaagcctccttcactgacgccgccaaacataccctcgtagaaCTGACTATCTtaccaatcctcaacttcggcgatgtcatttacaaaatagcctcccacactctactcagcaaactacatgcagtctatcacagtaacATCCGtttcatccccaaagccaacacctactttagccgcctttccttccagttctctgctgccaatgactggaacgaattgcaaaaatcgctgaagttggagactcatatctccctcactaactttaaacatcagctatctgaacagcttaccgatcgctgcagctgtacacagcccatctgtaaatagcccatccaatctacctacctcatccccatagtttttatttacttttttgcacatcatcatctgcacatctatcagtcCAGTTTgaattttctaaattgtaattacttcgctactatggcctatttatggccttacctcctcacgccatttgcacacactgtatatagacttttttctattgtgttattgactgtacgtttgtttattccatgtgtaactgtgttgtttttgtttgtttcgcatagctttgctttatcttggctaggtcgccgTTGTAAGTCTATCACTCCAGTTTTAAttagctaaattgtaattacttcgctactatgaccAATTTATTTTGGTAAGTTTGAACAAGACTCTGGCAAGTGTATGCACTATGTACtgttcatacagtacacagtagtcACTAGGTACATAAACAATCTAGAACATGTCTGTTAACAATTtcaatggagagagggagggtagggatGAACCATTTCCTTTAGAACAAACCTATTCTGGGTCTGCTGAGAAAAGTATCTTGGCCCAAGGTTAGTGCCTTGGCATGCAGTATTGTCTCCCATTTCTTGAAGTTGATGTCATTGTCTTGCTCAACACACACTTGCTCCGTTTCCACTGCAACTATTCGTTCTTGCTCAACTCCTCCATGACTCCTACTTGACCAACATCAGTGTCAGATGTAAAACATGTACATCACTCCAACTGGATTGCACGTCTTTGTAATTTCCAGCACAGAGTTGTGACTCGTCTATCTACTCAGGCTTTACAGTAAGACTTCAGTACAGCACACCCTAATTCTCGCAGGATATGTCACAGATAAATACAAAAGTATGTAGCTGTCAGAAATGAAAATTACCAAGTAAAATAAATATGAATCCCAACATTTGACTTTCTGACTATATACTGTTTGGAACAGTTATTCACATTCTTTGTGTCGCTATCAGGGAACATGGTTTAACCCTGCTGGGAGACCAATGTTTCTATACACAGACCCTATGTCCTGGGGGCCatcttgtacatcaagctgcttcACCCTGCATACATTCAAGACAGCGGAGAAATGCCAATCTCTCCCGGCTGCACACTTGCTGTAGAGTTGTATCCACCAGATTACCCATGTACAGGCAGTAGGTCTATACCATGTGTAACTGGTCCTTTTACTGTGCAAAAACATTTTATGGTATGTGTGACAAGTGACCTCGCCTGAGAACTAAAGACTCATGTTAGTTCTGGAGCTAATgctctaggctttagctcagcgagCTAACACTGTCTTGAGTTGCGTGGAAACTTTGGGTTCAATACCCAGGTCAGTAACATTTACATTGAGCACGGCAGTGAATAATGGCCTCCTTTCATGTCTAGGTTTGGTTGAATGAAGATAGAGGCCGTGTGGATTTCAGGGGTCTGGTTTGGTGGAGTTCTCCATGCATGGCCAGATGTAACAATCTACATTGACTGATCACAGGCTCAGTTTTAGTGTCAAAGCATGAAGAGAAACCGGATCTGTTACAAGGAGAACTATACAACTATACAAGACATGGTTGAGAAGGGCTGACAAAACACTGCAAGGTATTTAGTATAGAATTGGAATCCATAAGACAGCCTTTGGTCAATTTGTACAAATAATGTTGAAAGGAATACAGAAGTCAAAACAACAGTcaataaaacacaaatacataatGATTTAGTCACATATAAGAGAAGAGCCGTAGCTGGATGTCAGTTTGAGATTTCCCCCTTAGAAGAAGCAAATTAAGACTAGGAAGCACACCTATAGGCTGAGAGGAACCTATTTGCTGGTGCTGATGAATGCCACTGTTGAGTAAATCAGAAACTGAGGCTTGGGTAACGAGAGGCCACAAGATGGCAGACTTGTATGAAACCCCACAGAGGCCAATTCCATGTTTATTTGACGTCACTCACTCCACTTGCTCACATCGGGGCAAATCctaacttccatttaagaagaaTTTTCACTGATGGCAATCGAGACTAAGAGAACAGAAGTGAAACTAAGTGGAAGTTATTATTTGACCACAGTGACCACACTATCAAATCCAGAGTTTTAGGAAATGAGGATATTAATGAATCGACTGCACATATGAGATGTGTTTTGTTTCATAAAGGTGATGTAATTCCTGAAATGTAATGTTTTGTTATAGTGGATTACTAAAATGTAGTATTTTCAGACCTGTGATGAAAACTACTGTGGATCTCTCGGTGGTCCCCCCTccagtatacactgagtataccaaacattaggaacagattttgccctcagaacagcctcaattcatcagggcatggactccacaaggtgtctaaagttttccacaaggatgctggcctatgttgactccaatgcttcccacagttgtgtcaagttagctggatgtcctttgggtggtagatcATTCgtgatacacacagaaaactgttgaatgtgaaaaaacccagcagcgtggcAGTTATTGACACAGacctggcacctactgccataccttgttcaaaggaacttaaatattttgtcttgcccattcaccctctgaagggcacacatacacaatccatgtctcaaggcttaaaaatccttattcaacctgtcccccccccccccttcatctacactgatggaagtggatttaacaagtgacatcaataagggatcacatttttcacctggattcacctggtcagtctatgtcatggaaagagcaggtgttcttaatgttttgtattctcaGTGTATGTCAGGACAGTTCTGTTTCATTGGGCTTTCCAGATACGTATGTTTTCCTCTAATTAACATTGCCTGAGGACAGGCTCAGTTTTTGGAATGTAGGAATTCCAgatagttttttttctctccagaatTTAATGACTTCAATATTGCTGGTCTACACAGCTTTTCCTAACCAAAATCAGAAAATGTATGTCTATATGAACATTAAGTTATTGTCATTTGTCATAATTTGCCAACCCAGGCTCCATTGTCACTTAAAACAGCTGCCGAATTATAACACCATGCCAACACATTTTAAAGATGTTTTAGATGTTCAAGTTGTTTCAAGATTATTTTCATGTTCATATTACTATACATGTAGTATATATGTATTCAATTAAGATGTGTTTATAATACAGCCCATTCAATTGCAATATTTTTACACTTCCAACACTTTCACCAGAAAAGATGACTGATTCAACTCGATACTGTACAGCTAGTATTGTGATAGAAAGGGAATTCCCATCAACTAGTATAAATATAGTGGGTAAAGGCTATGATGGTATCTAACAACTTGCGTTCACTGGTCGGTCAATTGTATCAGCAAATTCCTTGAAGTGCCATCAACCCAAAGGCAATGAACATTCTGATAGGTGAGTAGTACAAGTCCCTCCTTCACTGCTGGTAGACTGACTGACTTCACAACAACTGGATATGAGAAAGAATGCAACAAGTAATGTAAAACGTGGAATATATTCTCGTAGACAATTTATTAGATGGACAGTTTTTAAACGACAAAGTGTAAAATTAGGATGTTTCAACTTTTTAGTTCAGACAAAAGTTATTTCAGAGAAAGAAGGATACTTCAGAGCAGGTCAAATAGTTGATGGAATCAAGGCTATCATTGAGTTATCACTGTAAAAGATAGTTTGAAGTTATAGCTATGGATTTATTTTTAAAGGTGCAGGTATTTTTGACAGGGGTTCCTGTTCCTCTGTTGCTATTTTTAACTAGGTTATACTCACGGGGATGTGGGTAATTTGCAAGGGCAAATGGGACAGATATTGCATATTCATATCAACCAATGATCACACAGTTTCATCACAACCCCGATTTCGACATTGCATTAAACCGGAGGTTCGGAAGCTATAACAGAGGCAACGTTGTTCTCTACAGTTTTCGCCATTCTCTGCAACATGGCCAGCTACGGTCAAAGCGCACCGATCTTGGAGTATTCTGGCGAGGCGGGTCAACTAGTCGACGATCCAGAATTCAACCTGTCCGTAGAAAACAGCAAGAGTTTGATCAAAAAGGTGTTGGATGCTATTCCTGAGACACACACATCGTGCATTCATTCTGAGGTAAGTGGATCGGCCTCGGCTAAGCCCACTAACGTTACTTCTGCCCGTGGCAGGCTGTACCAGACACCACCGTTTGTGTATCTGTGGGGAGAGTGAGCTGTATAGGCCAAATCCAATCAGATGTATTATCATTCTCCATATTACAGGAAATGTACATTTAATAGCATACACAAGCATTGAAGAAGCTGTTACCATTCTGGACGATGTTTTTATGTCTATGGTGGTCTGATCGTGCACAAAAAATGTCACCTGTAGCCTATATAGGCCTACTATTACGCACAAAATGTATCCATTTTTGATAGGTGGAATCAGTTATTTTAGTTGGAAATTCCACTCAGTTTAGATAAGTACTTAATGGACGTCCAATGTTCTAATTCTAAACATTGGTTTTCTAATCCTGTCTTTTGGCCCTCAGACCCTGATTCTTAACTCGAGCAGTGAGAACAGGAAACTACAATACCTGGCGATCAATCTTGGCATCCCCTCTGCTCCCACACTCAAAGCCTTGACAGATAACTTTACTTTGGTGAGCGTCAGACTCTGCACTACAGCCTCTATGCCTAATTCACGTGAATATGAAGACCAGGTTCAGGATGAAATATGTTACTACCTGGAGCCtatagtagtatagtgacagCCAGACCTTCCCAGGAACAACTCTAGGCCTGGATTAGAAAATATAAGAAATATGGCATCTGAAAATGATATCAGCCCTAGAAATAAGGCATTGCTTTGACATTTGAGGTCTCTCCATCAGGAGACCTGTCTGAGACGTATGTCAGAGGGACTACAGGTGCACCAGGACCTGCTAAGAGCTGTCGTACAACGCCTGGCCAACACAGAGAGAATCACTGCACTGCTGACTGATATCAGAGATCTCCGTGTCCAGATCAACAGGGTGAGGCTCCCTGTAAAACGACTTATACACCATGCACGCATACACAGTATTATAAAATCCCTTGGATTCAAATACTGTTCCGACATAAATGCTGATTGATTATAGAGTTCTTTGTAATTAGAGTTCTTTGTATCTCCAGATGCTGAAAGCGGTCCAAGTGGCGGAGAGCCCGGTGGCGGTGCTGCCCACAGCCACAAGCCTGGCCTCTCGTCTCACTGGGGACTATGAGGTTCAGGTAGCCACACATCTGACTCTGGTGCAGCTCCAAAGCTTTGGCCAGGACATAGTCCGCAGTCTAAGGAACATAGCCCAAGCAAATGGGCAGAGCGATTGACCCAAAACTGACTTGAAATTGCCATGTTTTTATGGtgatctattttatttatttatttatgatctATTTATTATTTAGTATATTTATGATTAGATGTGTATTTATAAAATGCTTAAAATATCATTTAAATGCTTTTTTACATGTTccaattacagtgcatttggaaagtattcagaccccttgactttttccagattttgttacagtacagccttattctaaaattgactaaATTGTCCCTCCCCCCTAAAATCTACACAtataatactccataatgacagcgcaaaaacaggtttttagaatttttagcaaatgtatattttggggcgccaggtagcctagtggttagagcattgggccagtaaccgaaaggttgctagatcgaatcccagagctataaaggtaaaaatctgtcgttttgccactaaacaaggcactgttcctaggccatcattgtaaattagaatttgttcttaaatttatttaatatatattacatttacataagtattcacaccctttgctcaGTATATTGTTGAATCActgttggcagtgattacagcctagagtcttcttgggtatgacactacaagcttggcacacctgtactcccaatcttctctgcagatcctctcaagctctgtcaggttggatggggagcgtcactgcacagctattttcaggtctccagagatgttcgatcatgttcaaatccgggctctggctgggccactcaaggtcattcagagacttgtcccgaagccactcctgtgttgtcttggctgtgtgcttagggttgttgtcctgttggagttctcgagtgctctggagcaggtttttaaaatcaaggacctctctgtaatttgctctgttcatcttttccgtgatcctgactagtctcccggtccctgccgctgaaaaacatccccacagcatgatgctgccaccaccatgcttcaccgtagggatagtgccaggtttcctccagatgcgacgcttggcattcaggccaaagagttcaatcttggtttcattagaccagagaatcttgtttctcagtcAGAaactttatgtgccttttggcaaactacacatgggttgtcatgtgccttttactgaagagtggcttccgcctggccactctaccataaaggcctgattggtggagtgctgcagagatggttgttcttctggaaggttctcccatctgcatagaggaactctagagctctgtcagagtgaccatcgggttcttggtcatctccctgaccaagggccttcgcccccaattgctcagtttggccaggcggccaagtctaggaagagtcttggtggttccaaacttattccatttaagaacgatggaggccattgtgttcttggggaccttcaatgcagcagacattCACctcaggattcacctgagctcaatttcaagtctcatagcaaagggttttaatacttatgtacatttttTGACCCGCCAATCCGCGCTCCTTAACACCTGCCCGCTTATCCAgggaaaccagccgcaccaatgtgtcggaggaaacacagctCATTTGACCACTGAAGTCAGCCTGCCACAAGGGGTCGCTAGAGTGTGataagccaagtaaagccccccggcCAGAACTGCCAATTGTGCAACGTCCtttgggactcccggtcacggccggttgtgacatagcctgggatcaaacctgggtctgtagtgacacctaaagcactgcgatgcactgccttagatcgctgcgccactcgggaggccctgttTTTAAAATTTTGTATAAAAcccgttttcgctttgtcattatggggtattgtttgtagataaatgtaatccattttagaataaagctgtaacataacatgtggagaaagtcaaggggtctgaatactttccaaatgcactgcaaGCCTACTCAATTATTGGCCTGTATGCTTTGTGAGCAACCCTTGTAGTAAGCTTCATAAGCTGTAATCAACTTTTGTCCCAGGGTGTCATTGAGGAAGTTTTTTTTAGGGGTTATACATGAAtccaccatttgtatttcataagTTCTATGAAAATGTACTGTTTTTTTACAGAGACAATTGCTTGCAAGTATCTGTATGTTATACTTCATTTTGGAGTTATTGGTACATTTTATTTTGTCAAATGCAATGCATTAGTGCTCaccaaatatacactgaacaaaaatattaacatgttcgtcccatgtttcatgagctgaaataaaaaagaaCCCAAAAATGTtcaatatgcacaaaaagcttctttCTCTAAATTGTTTAGTTTAcaaccctgttagtgagcatttttcctttaccaagataatccatccacctgagaggtgtggcataccaagaagctgattaaacagcatgatcattacataccttgtgcttgggacaatacAAGACCACTTGGAAATGTGCAGtttcatcacacaacacaatactacaGATGGCTCAAGTTGAGagaacgtgcaattggcatgccgtCTGCAGGAATGTCCTCCAGAGCTGTTTGCCAGAGAATTGTAAGtttatttttctaccataagccacctccagtTAAGTTTTAGAGAATGTGGCAGTACATCAAACCGGCCTCACAGCCGCAGACCACGtgcatggcgttgtgtgggcgagtggtttgatgttaacgttgtgaacagagtggctgtgtgtttatggtatgggcaggcataagttatggacaatgaacacaattgcattttagcaatggcaatttgaatgaacagagatatcgtgatgagatcctgaaaCCCATTGTGctattcatccgctgccatcacatCTTTCAGCATTAT
This genomic window from Oncorhynchus kisutch isolate 150728-3 linkage group LG20, Okis_V2, whole genome shotgun sequence contains:
- the csf3a gene encoding colony stimulating factor 3 (granulocyte) a; the encoded protein is MNILIVFAILCNMASYGQSAPILEYSGEAGQLVDDPEFNLSVENSKSLIKKVLDAIPETHTSCIHSETLILNSSSENRKLQYLAINLGIPSAPTLKALTDNFTLETCLRRMSEGLQVHQDLLRAVVQRLANTERITALLTDIRDLRVQINRMLKAVQVAESPVAVLPTATSLASRLTGDYEVQVATHLTLVQLQSFGQDIVRSLRNIAQANGQSD